The DNA sequence GCCTCATAACTACTCGTATCGACTCTAGCTCTCAAACGAAATTCAACATCTTGAAGCATTCTACATTCCTCTCACAAATTACTACGACACCTGAATTGATGGAGCAGATGTAAAATTATTTTGATAACGGAACAATCCATATACATCTGTGAACCGTAGGCATAACGCATCTTTTTTCGGTGGCAAGTTAAAAGCTAAACGCACATCCTCTTCTAATTCTGCTGCCCAGGAAATATCCGTATGGCTAAATAAGTTTGTTAACTCTGTCGCTAAGTATTCCGATGTTCCTCCACCAATAATCACTTGTTGCACATCTACAGGAATATTAATACTGAGCCAAATAGATACCTTGTTCCAGTATTCTTTCCGCGATAAACTCACAGCTTCCGTAATTTGCGTTATCTCCTCAGCCTTGAATTCCGCATTTTTGCTCCGAGCCAAGTTTTTAAAGTGCTTTGGTTTAATTGTTGAACCTGATAAATGAACAGCTTTTAACAAATCATGTAATTTCTGTCCTGACGTTCGGCTTTTGATTCTGTCCAACATCCAGGCTAATCCTAACCCTTCCGTCTTTCCTCTTGATATCCCACGCTCAAAAATCACAGATGATATATCCCTAAACCCCATCATTACTACAGCCATGTTCACTCTATTGAAGTCTTGACCGAGCTTTTTACTTTTGGTTAATACCAATCCCCCACCTTCTGGGAGGCACTGAAAACTCATCAGTTTTACACAAAATTGTTGACCTCGGAAGCAGAAATTAAACAAAGCCTTCGTCAAACCCCCTTCTAATCTTTCTCTGTCTTCCCACTCCCCATAAGGTAACAGCAGCCCTAATGACAAATTAAACTTCGTTCCTAGCCCTTCTTTCATCGCTATTGATCCAACTGCTGCTAATGTTTTCGGAATTGCATTCTCATACTTGAGTTCCAAAAAATTCACACTAGCCTCGAAATATTTTTGAGCTAAAAACCCCACTGCATAACATTGTTCATCGTTGTACTCCACCCATGCCTCATTCTCTGGATTCGGCCTACTGATTTGTCTCGATTCATACCCTTTGAGCGAATCTCTCGAAGTCTTCATCAACTCAGGCTCCATACAAAACATTTCTGGCTTTCGTGTCGTCTCCGACAAAATCCGATAAACCATTTTTGTCATTGATGTTCCAGGGTCAAGACTTAACAACAAGTCCACAACTTTTTCTCCTTTTTCGTTTTTCCTATTTATTGATAACTACTATCAATAACTAAACGCTCACTCAACGCTCGACAAAGCAGCCACTCTACAAGGGTTCTAGAATTTATTAAAAATTGTCACATTTTCTTATTTATTTTACTATTTTATGTTTTAAACAAAAATCCCAACATTTAACATATCTGCCTGATTTTCCCCACTTCGTCCCAAAAATTACTTTTTATTCCCTACCTTTTTTATATATTTAACATCATTAACTCTAAATATTATCATCAACTTAATATTTTCCAACAATTCCCAATATTTCCCTGAACTTCTCAGAAGTCTCCCAAATATTCCCAGTATTTTTCATTAATTTTTAAAGCTTTAAGACACTGTAATTGGAGTTTTTCTGACGCACAGTACGCCATATTTGGCGGAAAGTTTTTTGAGTATTTTGTTATATTAGATTAAGTCGGAATTTTTGAGAAAAATATTTTTTGAAGTTGAAGTCTCACCGAAAATTTTCAACTCGGCATCAAATTTATTTTGGTTTGATGTCGAGAGTGAACTGTGACTTCAAAGGTGAACAGTAATCGCTTAAGTAAAGTTATGTAAAACTTCTTCGAGAGGTGAGCGATGCTGACAGCTGCTAACGTGTCATCCGAGATGGCAGTAAACTACTTCATCAAGAATTACTATCACCAAGGAAAGTCCCTTTGGAGTGGGAAAGGTGCTTCCAAGTTAGGATTATCTGGGGCGGTTGACGATGAAGATGCTTTTAAAAATGTGATTGAGGGGCGTACGCCTGATGGTAAGGAACAGTTAAATGCCAGAGTAGTCAAGAAGGGACAAGAAAAAGAACGCAGAGCCGCCCTAGACTGTACATTTTCTGCGCCCAAAAGTGTGAGCTTGATGGCATTGGTGGGAGGGGATACTCGTTTAATCGACGCTCACCATCAAGCATTGAAACAAACCCTAGAACTAATAGAGCAGCGTTACGCCTACACCAGAGTAACCGGTGATAATGGCAGACATAGAGTTAAGACTGGCAACTTGGTGGTAGCCCAGTTTGACCACATCGAAAGTCGGGACTTAGACCCACATCTGCACACCCATTGTTTGCTGATGAATATGACGCAAACACCAGATGGCAAGTGGTTGAGTCTAGGCAATAATGAAATATTCGCCAATAAGAAATTCTTGGGCATGGCATACCAAAGCTATCTGGCGCGTGAAGTGCAGAAGCTAGGGTATGAGATAGAACATCGCTTACACGGGCAATTTGATATAAAAGGCTTTAAAGAAGAAGATAAGATCGCATTTTCCAAACGACGACAACAAATACTTGCTGCTTCTGGGGCTAATTCCACCTGGGCAGAAAGGGAGAAAATCTGGGATCAAACCAGACAACGCAAAGAAAAGTTACCAGAATCAGAGTTAAAAGCATACTGGGAAAAAGAAGCACAGGCGTTAGGGATTACCTTTGTCAAGCCTGGGGAACCACAGGAGAATGTACCAGACAACGACAAGATTTTAACTGGGGTTTTAGATTTGGCGATCGCTCATTGCAATGAGAGGAATGTCGCTTTCAAACTAGAAGACTTAGAAAAATTCATCCTAGAAGAACGTTTAGCCACTGATGTAGCAGCAATTGAGCCACTGGTAAAATCCCACCACGAGTTAATCGGCTTGCCGGGTTTGACTCATCAATTTACGACGATGACAGCAGTACGGCGGGAGTTGGCAACTATTGACTTAATGCAGCAGGGACAAGGTAAAGTCAACGCAATTTCGCACCCGGAAGTGGTTGAAAGCCTGTTACAGAATACGTTACTGAACCAAGGGCAACGCAAAGCGGTAGAATTAGCTACCTTGACCCAAGACCAGTTTATTGCATGGCAGGGAGTAGCTGGTGCTGGTAAGACTTTCGCCCTCAAGGAACTAAAAGCGATCGCTGCCAATTCTGAATACACAATCAAAGGCTTCGCCCCCAGTTCCGCCGCAGCTAAGGTTTTAAGTGAAGAGTTAGGGGTTCAATCCGAAACTGTCGCTAGGTTGTTGGTTTCGGAATCGCCACCAGAAATTGAACCAAATCAAATTTGGATTGTGGATGAGGCTGGGCTACTTAGTGCTAAGAATGCCCAAGCACTTCTACAACGGGCTACTCTTGAGCAAGCGCGATTAATTTTAGTTGGAGATACTCGGCAATTATCA is a window from the Aulosira sp. FACHB-615 genome containing:
- a CDS encoding ParM/StbA family protein, which encodes MDLLLSLDPGTSMTKMVYRILSETTRKPEMFCMEPELMKTSRDSLKGYESRQISRPNPENEAWVEYNDEQCYAVGFLAQKYFEASVNFLELKYENAIPKTLAAVGSIAMKEGLGTKFNLSLGLLLPYGEWEDRERLEGGLTKALFNFCFRGQQFCVKLMSFQCLPEGGGLVLTKSKKLGQDFNRVNMAVVMMGFRDISSVIFERGISRGKTEGLGLAWMLDRIKSRTSGQKLHDLLKAVHLSGSTIKPKHFKNLARSKNAEFKAEEITQITEAVSLSRKEYWNKVSIWLSINIPVDVQQVIIGGGTSEYLATELTNLFSHTDISWAAELEEDVRLAFNLPPKKDALCLRFTDVYGLFRYQNNFTSAPSIQVS